Proteins from a genomic interval of Amphiura filiformis chromosome 9, Afil_fr2py, whole genome shotgun sequence:
- the LOC140160293 gene encoding lutropin-choriogonadotropic hormone receptor-like: protein MEDGYDFVTFGNGEESSEEDADVIVRLTGEAKLRTVTSSGSFMWINVASDRTGLAKGFLLHISQVNDVQAICNETEFDCGEGFCLDADAKCDGFQDCPNQQEENNCAYVTCPTSYLCEDSDTSNVSMCVALSQVCDGTMDCPQGDDEIRCDIKRCPDDCDCGFSETNDLQIVCNDGWTGDHLRNLPQISSTIHLTEGNITILRPGLFKAFFQVEALSLALNHIFDIQLRAFDGLGTITWLDLSYNGFLTLKRNMFEELQLLKDLFLVNVPLLSIENSAFVGLTHLERLVLVRGTDVVSDLVYTNDAFRGIEKLDVLYGDDHRMCCAFNHLSECVTLEPLPPLFNCGSLMQNAALRVAMWILGVSAVVGNFLVAIVRLKEKTESDTQLKQRLFISNLALSDLLMGIYMLILASADLYYGEDYYIFSDRWRTGLVCRIAGFIGLFSSEASVFFITLISVDRFLSVVFPLSQVKLRSKSSKMAVISLWLISFVVSIVPIVLAGPDSDFYDLSDVCIGLPLITRPARYNFEASGVANQVTFDLPVAEDSKPAWYFSIVIFLGINLVCFLVIFLCYVAIFVSVKRSRKSAGRKESLNEEMKMAIKMAAVVGTDFICWFPVIMMGVLSQTGAVVIPLDAYVWSVVFVLPINSSLNPYLYTLATMISDHRAKSQKRKMQGGSKSSSKSTKATGSTRTNSGQI from the exons ATGGAAGATGGCTATGATTTCGTCACATTTGGTAATGGAGAGGAATCGTCTGAAGAAGATGCTGATGTCATTGTTCGGCTGACTGGAGAGGCGAAGCTACGGACTGTAACATCATCTGGGTCTTTTATGTGGATAAATGTAGCTTCTGATCGCACTGGATTAGCAAAGGGTTTTTTGTTGCACATCAGTCAAGTCAATGATGTCCAAG CAATTTGCAACGAAACTGAATTTGATTGCGGAGAAGGATTTTGTCTTGATGCTGATGCCAAATGTGATGGTTTTCAAGATTGTCCGAATCAACAAGAAGAAAACAATTGTG CTTATGTGACATGTCCTACATCCTATTTATGCGAAGATTCGGACACGAGTAACGTAAGCATGTGTGTTGCATTGAGTCAAGTATGTGATGGCACTATGGATTGCCCACAAGGAGATGACGAAATACGATGTG ACATCAAAAGATGCCCCGATGATTGTGATTGTGGATTCTCGGAGACAAACGACTTGCAAATTGTTTGTAATGACGGCTGGACTGGTGATCATTTGCGCAATCTGCCACAGATATCCAGTACTAt ACACCTAACTGAAGGCAATATCACAATTTTAAGGCCTGGattatttaaagcattttttcAAGTAGAAGCATT GTCCTTGGCATTGAACCACATTTTCGACATACAGCTTCGAGCTTTTGATGGACTTGGCACCATAACATGGct CGATTTATCTTACAATGGTTTTTTAACACTCAAGCGGAACATGTTTGAGGAACTTCAACTTTTAAAAGATCT ATTCTTGGTTAACGTTCCTTTGCTGAGCATTGAGAACTCGGCTTTTGTTGGATTGACTCACTTAGAAAGGCT TGTGCTAGTACGGGGTACCGATGTTGTTTCAGATTTAGTCTATACAAATGATGCCTTTCGTGGTATAGAGAAACTCGATGTTCT ATATGGCGACGATCATAGGATGTGCTGTGCTTTCAACCATTTGAGTGAGTGCGTGACATTGGAACCATTGCCACCGCTTTTCAACTGTGGCAGTCTTATGCAGAACGCTGCCCTGAGAGTGGCCATGTGGATCCTCGGAGTCAGTGCTGTCGTCGGCAATTTTCTGGTCGCAATAGTCAGGCTCAAAGAAAAAACTGAAAGTGACACTCAACTTAAACAACGGTTATTCATATCTAATTTGGCGCTTTCTGATTTGTTAATGGGAATCTATATGCTCATACTTGCAAGCGCTGATTTGTACTACGGGGAAGACTATTATATATTTTCCGATCGCTGGCGAACCGGGTTGGTTTGTAGGATAGCTGGTTTTATTGGCCTATTTTCAAGTGAAGCGTCCGTTTTCTTCATCACACTTATCAGTGTGGATCGCTTTTTGAGTGTTGTATTTCCACTCAGTCAGGTTAAATTAAGGTCTAAATCATCCAAAATGGCGGTCATTTCACTGTGGCTTATTTCTTTCGTAGTCTCAATCGTGCCGATTGTATTAGCAGGTCCAGATTCGGACTTTTACGACTTGTCCGACGTCTGTATCGGTTTACCTCTGATAACAAGACCAGCTAGATACAATTTTGAAGCTAGTGGGGTTGCCAatcaagtgacctttgacctgccagTAGCGGAAGATTCCAAACCAGCTTGGTATTTTTCCATCGTTATATTTCTCGGGATAAATCTCGTCTGTTTTCTCGTTATTTTCTTATGTTATGTCGCAATCTTTGTGTCTGTAAAACGATCGAGAAAGAGTGCCGGACGTAAAGAAAGTTTAAATGAAGAAATGAAAATGGCGATCAAAATGGCGGCTGTAGTCGGCACTGATTTTATCTGCTGGTTTCCGGTGATCATGATGGGCGTTTTATCCCAGACGGGTGCGGTCGTGATACCGTTAGATGCATACGTGTGGTCCGTGGTATTTGTTTTGCCAATAAATTCCTCGCTAAATCCATATTTGTACACGCTTGCAACGATGATATCTGACCACAGGGCTAAATCACAGAAAAGGAAAATGCAAGGAGGAAGTAAAAGTTCTTCAAAATCAACGAAAGCAACAGGATCAACCCGCACcaattcaggtcaaatttaa